The following are from one region of the Vitis riparia cultivar Riparia Gloire de Montpellier isolate 1030 chromosome 9, EGFV_Vit.rip_1.0, whole genome shotgun sequence genome:
- the LOC117921580 gene encoding PX domain-containing protein EREX-like, producing MNLYAHDLTLLDFNINFSDPVFDSLTRPSQRSSPDSISADGNSPVSNPSPPRYRHDGSSPLPLGMDWSPPPRKWDGQDSIWPHDPCTGWSYCVTIPSWVVIPKSRGSDPVVFYRVQVGIQSPEAITTTRTILRRFNDFLKLLSELQKAFPKKNLPPAPPKRLLRMKSRMLLEERRCALEDWMEKLLSDIDLSRSVLVATFLELEASVRSAFYDSNQQISDANASGSGMFPSLQLQPNSDYGSDTAYERSELGTPRFSDLGMENFTSDHDITGTIETAGKYGMSDNGSGTLVGDFILKSLERFSKHRMLLNRDNSVAEKDKVSEGTLRAANDHGGGMQLLSDVEDCKPAGHVRRLSTESVGSDVSSVRHSEISNLGVANSFGDGSTDILEGAEAPRTMDAPVKPDLQVSSDLVVALPSEEQHKMNRVLTTMRRRLAAARTDMEDLIARLNQEAAVRQYLTTKVKDLEVELETTKQNSKESLQQAVLIERERFTQTQWDIEDLRSKCLELELKLKSEQDEKLLIASTKASIIQENEMLLQELDVAREQFENLQKHQEESEAKSKADIKLLVKEVKSLRGSQSELKQELSKLMKEKIEVERVLQKEKQRREFVNSANTKLLHECEILRNRLQECSVNFLVEEEDKLIMDTSSPSDAIDLLTTSDNRIGLLLAEAQLLAQDVENALVAEGRSQNSNNGDTRTKDDELRKMLTDIFIDNATLRMQVNSVIRCALNNPDKSEQDEEEEEAPLRKTVLSKFLER from the exons ATGAATCTTTACGCACACGATCTCACCCTCCTCGACTTCAATATCAACTTTTCCGATCCGGTCTTCGATTCCCTCACTCGCCCCTCTCAGAGATCCTCTCCTGATTCGATCTCAGCTGATGGTAACTCTCCCGTGTCAAATCCCAGCCCTCCAAGGTACCGGCATGATGGCTCCTCGCCCCTCCCCCTCGGCATGGATTGGAGCCCTCCCCCTCGGAAATGG GATGGACAAGACTCCATTTGGCCACATGATCCTTGCACAGGGTGGAGTTACTGTGTGACAATTCCTTCTTGGGTTGTTATTCCAAAATCAAGAGGTTCAGATCCTGTTGTg TTTTACAGGGTTCAAGTTGGCATACAGTCTCCAGAAGCGATCACTACTACACGAACAATATTAAGAAGATTTAATGATTTCTTGAAGTTACTTTCTGAA CTTCAAAAAGCATTTCCCAAGAAAAATCTGCCTCCAGCTCCTCCGAAAAGGCTTCTGAGAATGAAAAGCAGGATGTTGTTAGAAGAG AGAAGGTGTGCTTTGGAGGATTGGATGGAGAAGCTCCTATCTGATATTGATTTATCAAGAAGTGTTCTAGTGGCAACCTTTCTAGAGCTAGAAGCTTCTGTGAGGTCTG CATTCTATGATTCAAATCAGCAAATTTCAGATGCAAATGCTTCTGGTAGTGGCATGTTTCCATCATTACAACTCCAACCAAACTCTGATTATGGTAGTGATACAGCTTATGAGAGATCTGAGCTTGGAACACCGAGGTTCTCTGATCTTGGCATGGAAAATTTTACATCTGACCATGACATAACTGGTACAATAGAAACTGCTGGAAAATATGGGATGTCTGATAATGGTAGTGGTACGCTAGTGGGAGACTTCATTCTAAAGAGCTTAGAAAGGTTTTCTAAACATAGGATGCTTTTGAATAGAGATAATAGTGTTGCAGAAAAGGATAAAGTTAGTGAAGGAACTTTAAGAGCTGCAAATGATCATGGGGGTGGAATGCAGCTTTTATCTGATGTGGAGGATTGCAAGCCAGCTGGCCATGTTCGTAGATTGTCAACAGAGAGTGTTGGAAGTGATGTAAGTTCTGTTAGACATAgcgaaatttcaaatttaggGGTGGCCAATTCATTTGGTGATGGCTCCACTGACATTCTTGAAGGTGCTGAAGCTCCAAGAACCATGGATGCTCCTGTTAAGCCAGATTTACAGGTCTCTAGTGACTTAGTAGTGGCCCTTCCATCGGAAGAGCAACATAAAATGAATAGGGTTCTTACCACCATGCGACGGCGGCTAGCTGCAGCTAGAACAGACATGGAGGATCTTATAGCAAGATTGAATCAAGAAGCTGCTGTGAGACAGTACCTTACAACCAAG GTCAAGGATTTGGAAGTGGAACTTGAAACTACTAAACAGAATAGTAAAGAAAGCTTGCAGCAAGCTGTATTAATCGAAAGGGAAAGATTTACACAAACACAGTGGGATATCGAGGACCTTCGAAGTAAATGTTTGGAGTTGGAGCTGAAGTTGAAGTCTGAACAG GATGAAAAGTTGCTTATAGCGTCAACAAAAGCATCCATCATTCAGGAGAATGAAATGTTGCTGCAGGAGTTGGATGTTGCTAGAGAACAGTTTGAAAACCTGCAGAAACATCAAGAAGAGTCAGAGGCAAAATCAAAAGCAGATATAAAACTCCTTGTTAAAGAAGTAAAATCTCTCCGTGGTTCTCAGTCAGAATTGAAGCAAGAGCTGAGCAAATTgatgaaggaaaaaattgaagtaGAG AGAGTTCTTCAAAAGGAAAAGCAGAGAAGGGAATTTGTAAATTCTGCTAACACAAAGTTGCTGCATGAATGTGAAATTCTCCGCAATCGGCTTCAAGAATGCAGTGTGAATTTCcttgttgaagaagaagataaattaattatggatacttCATCACCGTCTGATGCTATAGATCTGCTGACAACATCGGACAATCGAATTGGTCTTCTACTTGCAGAG GCACAGCTCCTTGCGCAAGACGTGGAAAATGCTCTTGTAGCAGAGGGTAGAAGCCAGAATAGCAATAATGGTGACACAAGAACTAAGGACGACGAGTTGAGGAAAATGCTAACAGATATTTTCATCGACAATGCCACATTGAGGATGCAGGTTAACTCTGTCATCAGATGTGCCCTCAATAATCCTGACAAATCCGAGCAAGatgaggaggaagaggaagcCCCATTGAGAAAAACTGTACTAAGCAAGTTCTTGGAAAGATGA